Part of the Desulfurobacterium pacificum genome, TGAAGAGGAGATGTCTCAGCATATACCTAACAATAAAGGTGATGCTTACAACTTGCTTATATTCCCCCGCTTTAAAGCTACTCACGTGATTCTCACACAGGGAGCTTTAAAGAAAACGGGGAATCCGTTAGACCTTGCGTTGAAGGGAGAAGGATTTTTTGCTGTTAAGACAAAAACCGGTGAGGTTTACACGAGGAACGGACATTTTTTCCTTTCACCAGATGGAAGGTTAATAGATGCGAACGGAAATCCTGTTCTTTCAATAGATGACCAGGAAATTATCCTCAATCCTGATAAACCTGTTACTGTTACGAAAGATGGTGTTATCTATCAGGGAAATGAGCGTGTTGCTGTTTTAAAAATTGTTAACTTTCAAAAGATAGCGCCTTTAGGAAGTTCTTATTACAAGGGGCAGGGAACGCCTCAGGCTACTGATGCTGCAGTTTTGCAGGGTTACCTTGAGTCTTCAAACGTTGACCCGGTTAAGGAGATGGTCGCTTTAATAGAAGCGCAGAGGCGTTTTGAAATGTACGGCAATCTTATAAGAGGACTTGATAGGTTAAATGAGAAGAGCAATGAGATTGGTAGAGTTTAAGGGAGGGAGCTATGCTTAGGGCTTTGTGGACTTCAGCTTCCGGTATGGAAGCTCAGCAAACGAATTTAGATGTTATTTCTAACAACATAGCTAACGTGAATACTGTTGGTTTCAAGAAATCAAGGGCAAACTTTGAAGATTTGATATATCAGGACATCAGAGACCCGGGCGTTATGAGTTCAGATGAAAATAGAGTCCCTTCCGGTATTCAGATAGGTCTCGGGGTGAAGGTTTCTGACGTCAGCAAGATATTTACGCAAGGTTCTCTGATGAAAACCGATAAGCCTTTAGACGTGGCTATTCAGGGGAAGGGATTCTTCAGGATAGAACTTCCCGGTGGGGGTTACGCTTATACGAGGGCTGGGGATTTCCAGCTTGACGATGAAGGTTACATCGTTACCCCTGAAGGCTATAGGTTGTCTCCTAACATTCAGATTTCTTCACCGGAAACGGTAGTTAACATTTCTATAAGCCCAAACGGTAAAGTTTACGTGGTTAGGAATACAGGGGGGCAGGAGGTTACAGAAGAGGTTGGTAACATAAAACTTTACAGATTTATCAATCCTGCCGGTTTGAAAGCTATTGGAGGTAATCTGTTAGTTCAAACAGACGCCTCTGGTGAAGCTATAGAAGGTGACCCTAACACTGATGGTTTCGGCAAGTTAGCGCAGGGCTTTTTAGAAGCTTCAAACGTTAACATAGTAGAAGAGATGGTGAATCTAATTGTTGCGCAGAGAGCCTATGAGATAAATTCTAAGGGAATAATAACCGCTGATGAAATGCTTAGGACTGTTGCGTCGCTTAAGTCTTAATTTCCTTTTCCTCTTTGTTTTTTTCTTTGCTGTGTCGGCTTTTGGCGCTGACGTTGTTTTAAAGGACAAAGCTAAAGTCAGTTCCGATTTTGTGTACTTGAAGGACATTGCCGTTATCAAAGGTTCACCGGTTGAAAGACAGGTTCTTTCGGGTATTGTTGTTTCCGATTCTCCCTACCTCTGCCGAACGAAGGTTTTAAACGTTAATGACGTAAAGAACAGAGTTATTGACTTTCTTAAAAAGAACGGAGTTAACGTTAAGGTAAGTTTTAAAGGGTCTCCTATTGTTGAAGTTAAGCGTTTGTGCGCGGAGTTACCTGCTGATAAAATCTCGCAGCGGTTAAAGAGTTTGATAGAAAAGGAATATCCGGGCTATATCTTTGTTTCTGCTTCTGTGCCTCATATCACGTTGCCCTATTCTAACTTTAAGACGGTTATTTCTATTCAGTCTTTGGGAGATTATTACGGGCGTGCCTTATGTCAGGTGGTTGTAAATGGAAGCGTTGTTAAAAGAATCTGGATTCCCTTTAGAGTTGAAAGGAAGGTTAGCGTTGTAGTGGCAAAAAGAGTGATTCCTAAGGGGAAGGTAATAAGTGGTGCCGATGTCGTGGTTAAAGGTATCCCTCAAAGTAAAGCGAGAGACGGAATCGCTTCTCTTTCTGAGGTAGTCGGAAAGGTTGCTAAGAGGGATTTTAGGGCAGGGGAAGTTATAAAGAGGAGAGATTTAGTTCCTAACTTTATCGTTTTTAAGGGTAAGCCTGTAAAAGTTATATACGATAGCGGAGGAATTCATATAGAGCTTTTGGGCGTTCCTATGGAAAATGGGGCTTTAGGGGATATAATAAGAGTTAAAAACATTTCTACTGGAAAACAGCTGATATGCAAGGTTATTGGAAAAAATACCGTTACCTTTGTATCTCACTAACCCTGATTGCTTTGTTTTCTTGCGGTTCTGAAGAGAAGGTGAAGGTTGTTTATTCTCCACCACCTCCGCCGCCGGCTTATTCCCCGAAAGCTGCTTCTCCAGGTTCGCTGTTTAACGGCTATGACAATCTGTTTTCGGATGCTAAGGCTCATAACATTGGTGATATAGTAACTATAAAGGTTTATGAATCACTTTCCGGTTCAGGCAGCGCCTCTACTACTACCGGTAAGCAGACGACTTTTGATATTAACGTTAATAAGCCCACGATTTTAGGTAAGGAAGTTCCTGGAAAAACGAAAAATCCCCTCCTCAACTTCTCCACCTCTCCCAAAACCGACTTCAAGGGTCAAAGTTCAACGAAGAGAGATGCCAAACTCATAGCTACGATAACGGCGAGAGTGGTAAAAGTTTACCCGAACGGTAACCTTTACATAGTTGGAGAGAAGATTATAAAGATTAACGACGACGTTCAGGTGCTTAAAATTTCCGGTATAGTCAGACCTTCCGATATAGAGCCGGATAATTCCGTTTCTTCCTCTAAAATTGCTGATATGTACGTTGAGTATAACGGTAAAGGTTACGTGAACGAAAATCAGCGTCCTGGTTGGCTTGCAAGGTTTCTAATGAAAATCTGGCCCTTTTAAAGGAGCGCTATGTTTGGAAGATTGCTACTGCTTTTCTTTCTGTTGACAGCTACGGCATTCGGAGCGAAGGTAAAGATAGGGACGGAAGTTAACGTTGTTGGCGTTAGACCCAACTACCTGACCGGATACGGTATTGTTGTTGGGCTTGACGGCACCGGTGATGGAACGACCAGCGTTTTTACTTTGCAGAGCATTGCAAACATGCTTCGCAAGATGGGTATTTACGTTGACCCTAAGAGCGTGAAAACGAAAAACGCTGCGGCAGTGATTGTTACTGCTAAGTTGCCTCCTTTCGCAAAGCCTGGTATGACTTTTGACGTTGAAGTGGCTTCTTTAGGAGATGCGAAAAGTCTTGCCAACGGCGTTTTGATAAGGACGCCCCTTTTAGGACCTGACGGCAAAATTTACGCTTTTGCTCAAGGTCCCGTTTCAACAGGAGGAGGTTATACCGAATCAAACAAAGGGGGTAAGGTACAGAAGAACTTTTCCACTACCGGAATTATCCCGAACGGTGGTATTGTTGAAAGGGCGCTTCCTTTTGAACTTAGCGATGAAAAGACGCTGACTCTTACCTTGAAGCATCCCGATTTTTCTTTAGCCAATGAGATAGCAACGGTCATTAACAGGCACTTTGGAAAGAAGTTGGCAGACGCTGTGGATTCAGCTACTGTAAGAGTGAGCTATCCTGAAAACGTTGATAGGGTGAAGTTCATTTCCGAAGTCTTGAACCTGCAGATAGATACGACTCCGGAACCTACCGTTGTTATCTATGAAAGGACGGGAACGGTAATAATGAGTGGAGATATTAAGATAGACCCGCCCGTTTACGTTTCTCACGGCAACATTTACGTTTCGGTTACCAAGACGCCTGTTGTTTCTCAACCGCCGCCGTTTTCAAGCGGTAACACCACCGTTACTGAAAAGGTTACAACAACGGTAAAAGAAGAGAAGGGGAGGATTTTTTCTATCAATTCTCCTTCTTTAAGGGATTTGGTTAAGGCTTTAAACGAGCTTGGCGTTTCACCAGGTGACCTGATAGCAATTATTCAGGCTATAAAAGCAGCCGGTAAATTACACGCTAAAGTTATAATAATGTAGCTTTCAAAGGGGGTGTTTTGTGCTTCCTGAAGTGGAGATGGCAAAAAGCTATTGGGATTTAACTTCTATTGAGCAAGAAAAGAAGCTTAAAGATGTTGCGAAAGAGTTTGAGGCGTACTTTTTCAGAGTTTTTCTAAAAGAAGCGGAAAAGACGATACCGGAAGGTTTGTTCAATAGCTCGTTTGCAGCCAAGTTTTACTTAGATATGTTTTCCATGCAGCTTTCTGAAGTTATCGCTCAAAAAGACCCACTTCATTTTGATTCTTTTTTTGAAAAAGCAATCAAAGCCTACCAGAGTTATGGAAAGGAAGGCTGATGAAAGAGACGCTTTCTCTTTACTACACTAAATTTTACAAATATTCCGATGTTCTTTTTGTCGTTCTTATACTTGCGATTTTGGCTTCAATGATACTCCCTATTCCTCCGTTTGTTCTGGATATTCTTTTAACAGCCAGTATTACATTTTCTCTCATTATCCTTATGGTGACTGTTTACGTTAACCACCCCCTTGAACTTTCTTCTTTTCCTTCTTTGCTTCTTTTAGCTACTCTTTTTAGGTTGTCCCTTAACGTTGCTACTACAAGGAGGATACTCCTTCACGGTAATGAAGGTCCTGACGCTGCAGGTAGCGTTATTAAGGCTTTTGGCGAGTTCGTTGTCGGTGGCAATTACGTTGTCGGTCTTGTAGTGTTTTTCATCTTGGTTGTTATTAACTATATCGTTATAACGAAAGGAACTGAACGTATTTCTGAAGTGGCAGCAAGGTTTACGCTTGATGCGATGCCTGGAAAGCAGATGAGTATAGATGCAGACCTTAACGCAGGATTGATAGATGAGCAGGAGGCAAGGAGGCGGAGAGAGGAAATAGCAAGAGAAGCAGACTTTTACGGCGCTATGGACGGTGCTTCAAAGTTCATTCGTGGTGATGCTATAGCAGGGATAATTATTACCTTTATCAACATTATAGGTGGTCTCATAATAGGTGTTTTTCAACATCACATGAGTTTTGCAGATGCAGCAAAAACGTTTACCCTTCTAACTGTAGGTGATGGTCTTGTTTCTCAAATTCCTTCACTAATTACCTCTACAGCTGCCGGTTTAATGGTAACAAGAGCTGCCGCTGAAACCGATTTAGGTCATGAGATATTTAAGCAGTTAACGAGCTACTATAAACCGCTTTTTATGGCATCTTTGGCTCTTGCTATTATGGCGATAGTTCCCGGCATGCCTACCGTTCCTTTCGCACTTCTTTCTGCACTTATAGCTGCTGTGGCTTACATGATATATCAGTCTGAAAAGCAGAAAGAGATAGAAGAAGCTGAGAAGAAAGCTCGTGAACTTTTAAAACAATCACAGAAAGCGGAAGAGAAACCTGAAGATATTGTTGTTCAACCCGAGCCTCTTGCTTTAGAGATAGGTTATTCGCTTATTCCTTACGTTGATGAGTCGCAGAACGGAGAAATCGTAAAGAAAATAAGAAATTTGCGTAAACAGATAGCCAAGGAGTTGGGGATAATAGTGCCTCTTATTCATTTAAAAGATAACCTTGAACTTAAACCCGGCGAGTATCGGATTCTGTTAAGGGATGTGGAAATAGCCAGAGGTGAGGTTATTCCGGGTAAATATTTAGCTATAGATACTGGAGGAACGAAAGGGAAGATAGAAGGTATTCCTACTAAAGAACCTGCATTCGGTTTAACTGCTTACTGGATAGACGAGAGTCAAAAAGATAGAGCCAAACTTTTGGGTTATACAGTAGTTGACGTTCCTACCGTTATAGTTACTCATCTATCGGAAGTCATAAAGAAACATGCTCATGAAATCGTTAGTAGGATAGAAGTTAAACAGTTAGTTGATAATCTTTCTAAAAAGTATCCTGTGGTAAAAGATATAGTTCCTGAGATTGTTCCTTACGGAATTCTTACAAAAGTTGTTCAAAATTTACTCAGGGAAGGAATTCCAGTGAAAGATTTGCTTACTATTATTGAAGCGGTGTCTGATAATATAGAGAAAACGAGAGACCCGGACGTTTTAACTGAGTTTGCGAGGCAGGCTCTTTCAAGGCTTATTACGAGTCTTTATGCGAAAGATGGAGTTATAACTGCTCTTTCTCTATCTCCGGAAGTTGAAGATTATATTGTGGAGAAGGTTAAGCAGAACAACGGTTATTTGCCTCCTCTTGATCCTGTATTTGTTCAGAATTTGGTAAAAGCTGTAAGCCAGAACGTTGAAAAGTTTATAATTAACCAGATAACGCCGGTGATATTGACCTCTCCGGCTGTTAGGAGATACGTAAGGCGCATATTAGAGCCTTACCTTCCAAGCGTTGCTGTGCTTTCTTATACGGAAGTAGAACCAGGCGTTAAGGTTAACCTAATAGGGACGGTTAAAACAGAATGAACGTGAAGGTTTATGAGGGAAAGGATTTTGAATCTGTGGTAGAAAAAGCGAAAAAAGAGTTGGGAGAAGATGCTTATATTCTTTATTACGAGGTAGAGAAGAGGGGGATTCCACCTTTCAGAAAAAAGTACTTTAGAGTGTTTTTCTCTGTAAACGGTGGGAAGCAGAAAGAGGGAGAGAGCGTTCAAGAGATTCAGAAAGTTGAAAAAGAGATAGAAGAATTAAAACAGTTAGTTTCAGAAATTAAAAATGCTGTAGAGAATCAATCAAGCGTTCCTTTGCCTGTTCCAGAACATATTGACAACGGCGTGTTTTTAGGAAAAGAGATACTTACTGAGTTTACAGGAGACGCTGTTGAACTGATACAGATTTTAGTTAAAAAAGGAGTTAAACCTGAAGTTGCTGCTGAAATTGTTAAAGAGTCCTGTGGACTTGATATAGAAACTGAAAAGCTTGACCTTAATACGTCTTCCTTTAAAGAAGCTCTTTTAAAAGGTATTTCTGCAAAAATTAACTTTACAGGAGATTTTCAGCCTAAAGAAGGAGAGAAGGTTGTTTACGCTTTTGTAGGTCCTACAGGTGTTGGTAAGACGACCAACCTTTTTAAGTTGGCTTCAAAATTTGTTATAGAGGAAGACCTAAAAGTTGGAATAATAACAACTGACACGTTTAAAGTGGCTGCCGTTCAGCAGGTTAGAGAGTATGCTCACGTTCTTAATATTCCCTACTTTGTTGTTTCCGATTCAAAGAAAATGAAAGAGGTTATGGAAAAGATAGAAGACTTGGACGTTATTCTTATTGATACTGTTGGTAGGAGTCATTACGACTACTGGCGATTGGGAGAAATAAAGGTTACTCTGTCTGGATTGAACGTACCTTTAAACGTTGTTTTGCTTGTAAGCTGTAATTACGAAACTTCTGAAGCTGTAGAGGTTGTTAACAGGTATAGGTCTTTCTTTCCAGTGAACGCTCTTTTCTTAACGAAGTTGGATGAAACTTCTAAGCCGGGTAACTTGCTCAACTTACCGTTTATAACTTCTTTGCCTCTTTCTTATATTAGTACCGGGCAAAGGGTTCCTGAAGACTTGAAAGTTCTTTCTCCTGAAGTTATTACAGACATTCTGTTAGGGAAATAGATGAATAGTCAATTGGAGAGTTTAGCTAAAGCTATCAAGAGGAAGAAAAAGAAAAAGAAGCGGTGTAAGGTAATAACTGTATCAAGCGGTAAAGGCGGTGTTGGTAAAACGGGAGTTTCCATTTCTTTAGCCTACGCCTTGTCTTCTATTTTTGGTAAAAAAGTGCTTCTACTTGATTGCGATATTGGGCTTGGGAACGTTCACGTTGTTTTAAATTTAAGACCGGATAAGAGTATTCGTTCTTTGCTTAACGGCGAAAAGATAGAAAATGTGATTCAGAGCGTAAAAGGACTTGATGTTATTTTGGGTTTTTCTGGGATAGAGAGTTTCATTGATTTTGAGTCTTTTGAATCGGCAGATTTTATCTACCAGTTGGAAAAAGTTTTTGAGAATTACGATTACGTGGTTATAGATAACGCAGCTGGTCTAAATAAGCAAACGGTTAGTTTTTCAAGAATTGCCGATTCTACTTATATCGTTACTACACCCGAACCGACTGCTTTAACGGATGCTTACGCTTTTGTTAAGTCTATGTACAAGCTGTACGACTATAGCAGCTTTAAGGTAATCATCAATATGTGTGCTTCCAAGAGAGAGGGCTATAAAACTTATGAAAGGTTGAGAGATTCGGCTAAAACCTTTTTGGGACTTAACTTGCCTCTTGTGGGAATCTTACCGTTTTCAGAAAGGGTAAAGGAATGTTTGTTGAAAAAGAAATTGATTCTTGAATCTTATCCTTCAGACCCTTATTCTTTGGAAATTAAGAGGATTGTTCAGCTTGAGGTAGGTGAGATTATTAAAGAGGATTTAAAGGAGGGATTTATCAGCAGGTTGTTAGGTTTCTTAAAGTGAGAGGGATTGGTTAGATGTACAAAAAGTCAAAAAAGGAAATCGTACTGGAAAACCTACCGTTGGTTAAAAAGGTGGCGAGTAAAATTTACAAAAGGCTTCCTGATAATACTCTTGAGTTTGAGGAGCTGGTAAACGTTGGAGTTATTGGTTTGATAAAAGCTATAGATAAGTATGATGAGAATAAGGCTAAATTTTCTACCTATGCTTATATAAAGATAAGGGGGGAGATTTTAGATTTTTTGAGAAAGTTGGATTTTGTTTCCAGGGGAGTTAGGGAGAAGATAAAGAATGGAGAGATTGAGGATATAAAGGGCGAAGCAGCAGTTTTTCTTAGTATAGAAGAAGCTCTTTTTGGAGATGATAGTACCTTGACTTTGGGCGATACGCTTGCTTCTGCAGATGATTCTCCTGAAGATATAGTTGTTTTAAAGGATTTGAAGGAAGCTTTAGCTAAGGCGATATCGCAGCTTAACGATAATGAAAAACTTGTACTTCAACTTCTTTTCGTTGAAGAATTTGATTTGAAGTCTGCAGCGGAAGTTATGGGAGTTTCAGTTTCCCGAGTTTCTCAGATTAAAAAGGCTGCTCTTTTAAAGTTAAGAGAGTACTTGAAAGATTCTGTATAATAGAAGCAGGTTTTATTTGGGAGAATAGAGATGATTAATCTCCTCTCGTTATTTTTTTTCAACGGTAAAAGTTTAAAGAGTATAAGTAAGGGGAAGGAAACTACTGTTGAATCTGTGGGAAGGGCGGGAGGTTTTGAGCAGTTATTACAGCTGTTTGATTCTAAGGAAGTTAAGGGTATCGGTACTGATAAGCAGAGAAAAGAGATAGCCGACGTATTTTCAAAGTTTTGTAGTGCAGGAAAAAGAGAATTTAAGGTTCTGAATTTGAATAGTGAAAATAAGAAAAAAGTTAAAAGAAAAGAACTGTTAGGAAATGAGTTTAAATTGGTAAGCTTTGAAAAGGAAGGGCAAGAAAAAATTAAAAATAGCGCCATAGGTGGGCTGAAAAATAGAGTGTTCACTTTGAAGCCGAAAGAAGGGGGAGTGGAAAGTAAGGTTAAGGTTAGTGTTAGGGGGCTTAGTGGGAAGGGGGAAGATAAAAAGAATGGTATTGCGGTAAGTGTTAAAGTGAAAAGAGAAGAAAAAGGGCAGAGAGAGAAAGTTAAAAAGGAAGTAAAAATTAAAGCTTCTCATCAAAATTCTCAGCAGGTAGCTCCGGCGATTTTTAAAGGTGAAGAGGTAAAAAAAGGGAAAAGAAAGTCTGTAGTTTTTGATAGGGTTTTGAAGGCTCCGGAAGAGAGGAACGACAGAATTTACGCAGAGATTGTTCCAAACGTTGTTTCAAAGCCTGTTGGTAATTTAAATGTTGATAAAACTCCTCTGCAATTGGAAGTTAGTTTAGAGAAGAAAAGGAAAGTTAATGGTAATTATGTTGAGAATAAAAAGTTAAAACTGAAAGGTGAAAAAATTCTTTTATCGGAAAGGGCGAGAAAGGCGGTTAAGACTTTAGCTGTGAAAGAGAAAAAAGAAAAGAAAGTTGTCCGTTTGCCGTTTGATGTGAGGAATGTTAAGGAATTTGTTCTCAACGTTTCAGAAAGGGAACAGGTATCGCGAATTGTTGATGCTGTCAGGCGGGATTTTTCCTTTACTTCGGTGGTTCAACATAGGAGTGAAAAAAGTGAAGTTCCTGTGATGAATAACTTTACCTCTAACTATCAAAACATTCCACTGCACGATGTGAGTAATCCTTCGTTTTCTAGTTACTCTCAGAGCGGTAATTCTAACGACCAGACTTTTACTCAAGGTAAGGAAAATAATGGCTTGTTTCAGAATTTTTCTCAGTTTGAGATAAACCTTGAGCAGTTTTCAATGAAGGCTACTTATCGTACCGGTTTTATAAATCTGCAGCTTAACTTTTCTAATTTATCAATGGTTGATTCGGCTTTAATAGAAGAGGTTAAAAACGTTATCCGTTCTATGAATATGGGAGGGACCTTTACGTTTAAGGTAAAAGGAAAATCACTTTATTCCGGTAGGGTTGAAAAAGAAAAAGGCTCAGTAGAACTTAGAGTATAAAAGATGAGAGCGCTGCTGTTAGTATTGGTGTTTTTTTCGTTTTTTTTACCGCTGCAAGGATTTGCCAAACTTGAAAAAGGTTCTTCCTTGAATCTTGAAAGAGAAAAGATTCTGTTTCAAAGGGGATTGAGGCAGTTTAAAATAGGCTCTTATTCAACTGCTCTTGAGTATTTTCTCAAAGCTTTAAAGCCTAACTCTCCGTATTACAGGAAAGCTCTTTTAATGCTTGCCAAAACCTACTACGCTATAGGTAGGAAAACGGGGGAGAAAAAATATCTGTGGCAGGCACTTAATTATATTCAGCTTTACTTCATTACTTTTAAAGAAGATGAGCAGCTTCCTTGGGACTACTATTACACTAAAGCGAAGATTTATGAATCTTTGGGTTTCTATGAGCAGGCTTTAGCCCTTTATAGGGTTGCTTTTTTGGCTGCGAAGACCGAGGATGAAAAGATAAAAACAACGGTGGGGATTATAAGAACAGCGGTGTGGATAAGAAGACCCGATATGGCAGATGAGTATTACATACTTATATCCACTTCTAATTTCATAACGCCGCAGGAAGATAAAGAATTGGAGTTTGTACGTGGTTTAATGCTGTTTAGCAAGGGAAGGTATAAAGAAGCTCTGCCGTTTTTCTTTAAAGTTTATAGGCAGTATGAAAATTATTTAATAGATAATCCGGAGTATTACTATTACGTAGCCGAAAACGTTTATAGAACCGGAAATTTAAAGTTAGCAGAGCAGCTTTTTAGAAGGATAGTAAGTCTTACTAAAGACCCTTTGGTTGTGAGGAAGTCTATTTTAAGGTTGGGGGATATTGAACTTAGGAGGGGAAATAGGAAGTTAGCTTTTGTTTACTACTATTCGGTGATTAGAGATTATCCTGAAACGCAGGAAGCTCAGGTTGCTCGTCTGAAGATAATTCCTATGATGAAGTATCCAGAGATTAAGTACAGGACGGAGCTTACGAAAGATAAAGCATTTAAAGACCCTATAAAGTATGTGGCTCAAATTTTAGTAAATTATAGAACTACTTACGTAGGAGTTTACGCTCTTGCAGATTTGGGATATCTGGTTTTCAAAATAGGTTCTCCAGAAAGCGTTTTTAAAAGACTTACATGGGAAGTTTCTCTTATTTTTCCTCAACAGGTAAAGTATGAGCAAGCGGAGTTTTTCCGCTCTTTGTGGTCGCCATATTTGTTGTCTCTTCCTGCTGAAAAGATGTGTGAACTTTATAGGTCTAATCCTGAGTTTTTCCAGAGTATTTTTAGCAGACAGGTTCTTTTGAAAGTAGCTTCAGACCTTAAGATGTGTAATATGAGGAGACTACGAATAAAGCTTTTAGAGTTTATGATTAAAAAGTGGAATACCGATGAGGACATAATATTAATGGCTAAGGCTTTGTATGATAGCAGGGAGTTTGAGGATGCTCTTCGTTTTCTGAGCAAGGTTAAAGATAAGCACAGGTGTGATTATTGGAAGTTGGTTTATGAGATTTCCATTTTTCTTCCTGAAAAGAGACGTAGTAATTTAAAGCCGTTGGAAACAGCTTGCAGAAGTGAGGATTTAACGGTTACTGCAATTAAAATCTACTATTTATCCGCAAATGGAAAACTTGAGAATGCTTTTAATCTTTTAAAAAGTAATGTAGAAACTATAGTAAAAGAGTATAATAAATCAGCGGTTGTTAAGGCAGCAGTTGATAAGTTTTTGGATGTGGCTCTGTTAAGAGGGAATTATGGTTTTTCTTACGCTCTCTCCAAGTGGTTGTTGGAAGGAGGGGAAAAGGATTGCTATACTTATAGTTACTTTACCATCTCTTCTGTGAGGTTGGGTAGGATTAAGGAAGCAAAAAGCGTTTTGCCTGATTTGAAATTATGTAAGGACGACTTTGCGAAGCTTGCAGAGATTGTTTATCAGGATGCTGTGATGCAGGAGGAGTTGAGATGAAAGGGGTGTTTGGGGAGGTGGATTTTTTAGAAAAGTGGTCTTCTTTTTATTTTGATAGGTCTAAGGTTATACAGAGTAATATTGCTAATGTTGATACACCTTTTTATAAACCCAAAGATTTGGTCTTTGAGAGAGAACTTGAGCGTTCTATCCCTCTTAAAAAAACAGACCCGAAACATATTGACCCTTCTGCTGAGGAAAAATTGAAAGAAGTTGAAGTTCAAGATGTTAGCGGTTATGATGGGAATAAAGTTAATTTAGATAAAGAACTGGGAAAGTTGGCTGAGACTGCAATAATGGTAAGGACTTTAAATGAAATTATTCGTAAAGAGATGGGAAAGCTTAAGCTGAGCATTCAAGGGAGGTAGTTGTGATATTTAAAGGGCTTGAGATATCCCTTACAGGTATGATAGCTCAAAGGGTTAGGATGGATATTCATTCCAGTAACCTTGCAAATGCGAATTCCCTTGATGAAAACGGACAGCCGTACAGACGAAAAATACCTATTTTTGAGGCTGTTTTGCAGAAAGAGGGTAATCTATCCTTTTATGAAGTTAGGGTAAAGGAAATAACAGAAGACCCATCTCCGTTCAAAATGAAGTATGACCCTACAAATCCTCTAGCAGATAAGAACGGATACGTTAAGCTTCCTAACGTTGACCCGCTAAAGGAGATGGTTGATATGATGTCTGCAATGAGGAGTTACGAAGCTAACCTTACTGCTTTCAATACTTGCAAGAACGAGATTTTGAATACCGTGGATATACTCAAAGCTTAATTGAGGGAGATTTGTTATGAAAGTTGGTTTTGAAGTGAAGGCTCCTGCTGTTTTGAGTTTGGGTGAGAAGAGAGAGGATAGAGATAAGGGATTTGTTGAGGTTTTTGAGGATTTTCTTAAAGATGTAAACAACGACCAGTTAGAAGCAAGAGCTGTAGAAAAAGAGTTGGCATCGGGGAAAGTGGAGAACTTGCAGCAGGCTATATACACCATTGAGAAAGCTGATATTTCTCTTCGTTTACTTGTTGAAATAAGGAATAAAGCTGTTGAGAGTTATCAAGAAATAATGAGAATGCAGGTTTAAGGTAAGAGGTTAATAGGTGAACCTTGAAGAGATAAAGACAAAAGTAGAGAAATTCTTGAGAGAGAAGGCTACTCCTAAAAATATAGTGATAATTATTTCCCTTTTAGCGA contains:
- a CDS encoding tetratricopeptide repeat protein; translated protein: MRALLLVLVFFSFFLPLQGFAKLEKGSSLNLEREKILFQRGLRQFKIGSYSTALEYFLKALKPNSPYYRKALLMLAKTYYAIGRKTGEKKYLWQALNYIQLYFITFKEDEQLPWDYYYTKAKIYESLGFYEQALALYRVAFLAAKTEDEKIKTTVGIIRTAVWIRRPDMADEYYILISTSNFITPQEDKELEFVRGLMLFSKGRYKEALPFFFKVYRQYENYLIDNPEYYYYVAENVYRTGNLKLAEQLFRRIVSLTKDPLVVRKSILRLGDIELRRGNRKLAFVYYYSVIRDYPETQEAQVARLKIIPMMKYPEIKYRTELTKDKAFKDPIKYVAQILVNYRTTYVGVYALADLGYLVFKIGSPESVFKRLTWEVSLIFPQQVKYEQAEFFRSLWSPYLLSLPAEKMCELYRSNPEFFQSIFSRQVLLKVASDLKMCNMRRLRIKLLEFMIKKWNTDEDIILMAKALYDSREFEDALRFLSKVKDKHRCDYWKLVYEISIFLPEKRRSNLKPLETACRSEDLTVTAIKIYYLSANGKLENAFNLLKSNVETIVKEYNKSAVVKAAVDKFLDVALLRGNYGFSYALSKWLLEGGEKDCYTYSYFTISSVRLGRIKEAKSVLPDLKLCKDDFAKLAEIVYQDAVMQEELR
- the flgB gene encoding flagellar basal body rod protein FlgB, which codes for MKGVFGEVDFLEKWSSFYFDRSKVIQSNIANVDTPFYKPKDLVFERELERSIPLKKTDPKHIDPSAEEKLKEVEVQDVSGYDGNKVNLDKELGKLAETAIMVRTLNEIIRKEMGKLKLSIQGR
- the flgC gene encoding flagellar basal body rod protein FlgC, whose protein sequence is MIFKGLEISLTGMIAQRVRMDIHSSNLANANSLDENGQPYRRKIPIFEAVLQKEGNLSFYEVRVKEITEDPSPFKMKYDPTNPLADKNGYVKLPNVDPLKEMVDMMSAMRSYEANLTAFNTCKNEILNTVDILKA
- the fliE gene encoding flagellar hook-basal body complex protein FliE: MKVGFEVKAPAVLSLGEKREDRDKGFVEVFEDFLKDVNNDQLEARAVEKELASGKVENLQQAIYTIEKADISLRLLVEIRNKAVESYQEIMRMQV